The Triticum dicoccoides isolate Atlit2015 ecotype Zavitan chromosome 6A, WEW_v2.0, whole genome shotgun sequence genome has a window encoding:
- the LOC119319047 gene encoding E3 ubiquitin-protein ligase PUB23-like translates to METSGGGTAQHHFVCPISLQPMQDPVTAPTGISYDRRAIERWLANGHATCPVTGRQLSLTDLTPNHTLRRLILSWHPASKVAPDVAPTLEPDDPEVVVLVAKVMSPTSCPTADVLCEAAASAAVSITARRCMVRAGVQWRVLRLFSSCGKTSSRAVMPTVQACLALLDALDVSADELRPLLSGNHDLVDALTHVLVLLENGTYSGGGGNTTRDSAVRLLDSVIESADVVLLERLRPELFRAVTAVVRDRTVSPGATRAALRALLNACPSGDGKNRVLIAEAGAAHEAIELELSSWPSSPSAGKSRRVTELVMALLARLCSCAEGRAAVVAHPAGIALVAKRALRVSAATDTSAVRVLAAVCGRAASPEVVREMARVGAVGKLCCVLQADCDRDVKETAKAVLRMHSGVWCGSPCVSAYLLSRYL, encoded by the coding sequence ATGGAGACGTCGGGTGGCGGCACAGCGCAGCACCACTTCGTGTGCCCCATCTCACTGCAGCCCATGCAGGACCCGGTCACGGCGCCCACCGGCATCTCCTAcgaccgacgcgccatcgagcggtGGCTCGCCAACGGCCACGCCACCTGCCCCGTCACCGGCCGGCAGCTCTCCCTCACCGACCTCACCCCAAACCACACCCTCCGCCGCCTCATACTCTCCTGGCATCCCGCGTCGAAGGTGGCACCTGACGTGGCGCCGACGTTGGAGCCCGATGATCCGGAGGTCGTTGTGCTCGTCGCGAAGGTGATGTCCCCGACTTCTTGCCCAACGGCCGATGTTCTCTGCGAAGCGGCGGCGTCTGCCGCTGTGAGCATCACGGCGCGGCGGTGCATGGTGCGCGCCGGCGTTCAGTGGCGCGTGCTCCGTCTGTTCTCGTCGTGCGGTAAGACGAGCTCGCGCGCTGTGATGCCCACCGTTCAAGCGTGCCTGGCTCTCCTTGACGCGCTCGACGTCTCCGCCGACGAGCTCCGGCCTCTCCTTTCCGGCAACCACGACCTCGTCGACGCGCTGACGCACGTGCTGGTGCTGCTCGAGAATGGAAcctactccggcggcggcgggaacaCGACCAGAGACAGCGCGGTGCGGCTCCTAGACTCCGTGATCGAGTCGGCTGACGTCGTGCTGCTCGAGCGGCTGCGTCCGGAGCTCTTCCGCGCCGTCACGGCGGTAGTGCGCGACCGTACCGTATCCCCTGGCGCGACGCGCGCGGCGCTGCGTGCCCTCCTCAACGCGTGCCCCAGCGGCGACGGCAAGAACCGCGTCCTCATCGCCGAGGCCGGGGCGGCGCACGAGGCCATCGAGCTGGAGCTGTCCTCCTGGCCCTCGTCCCCGAGCGCCGGCAAGAGCAGGCGCGTCACGGAACTTGTCATGGCGCTGCTGGCCCGGCTGTGCTCATGCGCGGAGGGGCGGGCGGCTGTGGTGGCGCACCCCGCGGGGATCGCACTGGTGGCAAAGCGCGCGCTGCGCGTGTCCGCGGCGACCGACACGTCCGCTGTGCGGGTGCTGGCGGCGGTCTGCGGCAGGGCGGCGTCGCCGGAGGTGGTGCGGGAGATGGCCCGCGTGGGCGCAGTAGGGAAGCTCTGCTGCGTGCTGCAGGCGGACTGCGACCGAGACGTGAAGGAGACGGCGAAGGCCGTGCTGAGGATGCACTCCGGCGTGTGGTGCGGGTCGCCCTGCGTCAGCGCCTACCTGCTCTCTAGGTACCTCTAG